The Juglans regia cultivar Chandler chromosome 1, Walnut 2.0, whole genome shotgun sequence nucleotide sequence attttaacttttgactatacCATCAACTTTTAGCTAGGTGAGTTCATATTGGACTagccatcttaaaataaaaataaaaatataatattatatattttaataatatttgataattttttttatattttacaaatacacttcataaataaggagaataaataaaaaattatgccaTTAGTATTGaataaacattaataaataaatacttatTTGTTAATAAACATTAGTATCTTCAAGATAGTCCATAGTCCAACATATATGAAATGAATTAGCTGTGTTGAGCAACACATTCTACAAATAAATATCAACACAGTTCATACGGTACCAATACAGTCCATAGTCCAACATTAGTATCATCAACATCTTAAAGTCCAACTGGaatgtttaaaaataacataGGATTAACAGCTTTAGCTCATTAAACAATCAAATAAGAGTCATAGTggaacaaattaattttataagagtTAGTGCAATGAAGTTCCTACTCTGTTTAGTTGcataatatacataaaaagtaatctaaacacaaattatttatatatacagatTATGATATCTTGGATTCAATGGTCTTCAACAAAATAATGAAGACACACaatttagtttaataaaatatattctcaaacaaaataatatatatacagattTGGTAACAATCCACAAATTACCAGCACAGTTcagtttctaaaataatatcCACAGTCAAAGAATTTAGATGCTACCCAGCCACATTTATCTAACTTACATGTGGCTGGGCTGCCACTAAATTTCCAAAAAATTTAGTACTACCAACATTAAAAGTTAGACACCCCCATAAGATGTCAAATGAGATGTAGATGTACCTCCGGAATGGGATTTCGAAACCTCAAAAATTGGTAGTTGAATATTACGGAAATATTATTGTTGCATGGCATTCGTGTCACATACATGTAGCATCATCGTCATTAGctcaaactttttattttttagttcaaattttttattctctagttcaaacttcttctttagttcaaatattttctcgCTTTCTTTGTATGCCTTCAACATAGCATTTCTCCACTCTTCCATAGTCGCCGCTCTATAATCGGTCATTTTAGCTAACGCAATTTTGATATCTACCTCTCTGCCTTCCATCGACTTTAGCTTCATCTATATTTCTTTCTCAGTTTTTTGCTTGAAGGTCTCTCAGTAAGAACCTCCAAGTCCTTCTCGGCTAAATCAACATCAACTTcaccaacatatttttcttgtggcTTTCTCTTATTACCAAATGTGGATATGTGCTATTGTCATTTTGGTTAGTGTCAGTGCTCCATTGTGAAATTAGATCCTACCATCTCTTTGTacaacatcttcatcttctcaATCTACAAAAGGTGAATGAATATttgttagtttataaataagtccaacataaattcatgattaaaacaaaatgatacATACCTTATATTGCTCAGTTGCATTACTCGGGTGCAATGACTCTATATGTGTTATATATGCACATAACTTATTTGTCCATTTTTGAATCGTGGACTATCAATTCATCAATTAGCCCTCGAAACGGTCAACaatgtttggttttttatattcatgataaaatgtaGTAATTCTTTCCCACATTTGAGTGGATTTTTGATTAGTACCCATTATCCCATGGATGTAAATATTGAGCCATACTGAGACGATGAGGTTATCCTCCTTTATAGTGAAAGATGCGCctctttaaactttttttaaatgatgcttattttcacaatcagtgGGGGTTGCTTAGATCGCAACATTAGAATATTACGTTGGGGTGCTATTACAATTTCCTTCTCTACTTTGTAAAATAGTGGTGAAGAATGAGCCATCGTCAAAATGTGTGTCCatcattgaaaaatattaagttttcaAAGAGTCATAAAAGTTACCCAATATAAGTCCAAATTCACAAGATTCTAGCACATTCACAAGATTTCAACTTCAGTTGCCTTggtttttaaaagtaatttgtttttaaaaattaagtgaGGAGACAAATGCAAAGCAAATATAAATGCATACCAGTTGCCTTgcaaaccaacaaaaacaacataatATACTCTGCTTTCGTTTTCCATACATGATAGATATTACAGATAATTGAACTGATTGGAGGGCAACCAATAAACAACAACCAAATAGAAACTACCATTTTATGCTTGATCAATCAGAAAGATGACTTAGTTTCACACCAACTtgaattaaacaaatataaaaagtgAAGTAGGTAGATGTTGATTACAAAGAGGACCAAACACCCATGTATTAAACAGTTTATATCAAATTTGTTATATAAACAGTTAGACAGATGATGCATTACTAGAAAATCCCCTTCACTTTTAAAGCATGACTAACTGCATGTTTAATGTTACATATTGTACATAAACTTTCTACCTGTAATTTCTAAGAAGTAATCTCCATGTGTTAACATATTGTTTGGATTAAATAAGTAATCTCCATGCATTAACATCTTTATACAATTGGATTTGTGTATCGTTGAATtgtacataaataattttattcatagtaGTTTAAGGTCATGGGTTTGGGTCAATATGGGTTCTACTCCTAGTTTGTGCCTCTGCAGTTTGTAAGCCAGCAAATAGTTTGCATGACACTGCTTGTGGTCCTAAAACTATTTATTctcttacaatattattttcagGAGGTTGATAGATTTCAAGAATTAGAAGAGGAGTTGAAGATAGGGGGTACAGTGGCATTTGGAATGTGCATTTTTCCTACATTTGTTTACATATCCATAGCAAATGCACAACAGAGTGAGAGAAACCCATGAACTTGTGCCTTGCAATAGAGTTCCAAGCAAGAAACAAATGCATAGCAAAATCACAATGAAGGATAATAGGGGGTACAAGTGCACAACAGGGGTTACAAGTGCATAATAAACAAATGCAAAATCTAACTCATGGTCTGTTTCCTTTTAGGCAAATTCATAGCAAGTCACAATGAAGGATAACATTTGTGAGAGAAACCCAACAAAGTGACAATGAACTCATGAACTCATGCCCTGCAACAGAGTTccaagcaagaaagaaagaaacccGTCCTCCCAAACCTCTCATTACAACCTTCCAAGCAAATCAAGTCACCCAACTTTCAAAATTTGGAAGCAaatcaaatctccaaaaacgATAACTTCCAAACTAACATAGACCTTCTGATCTAATCGATgataaaagatgaaacaaaaaaccatttttattttatttgccgaagaaaataaaaacgtaCCAAGTATGGGGATAATCGCAAATTAATTTGTCAAGAAACTAAGAAAATCTAAATtcaaaaaactaagaaaatctAAGCAAATCACagagaaaaaatggaaatatttCCTAATAACACTACGCATGACCACAAAGAAATATCCAAATAACAAACCAAAATACCGAAATCGCAAATCAGTTTGTGGAGGAAATGTGCAACCTTTTGGACGATGATCCACTGGCAAGACAACCTTGTGACATGGTGGTCTTTGCAAACCTTGACACAGATTCAATCACTcgatgaaatgagaaaaaatagaaagagaagagggagagaggagtgAGGAAGAGAAATTACCTTTTGGGCTGGAATACGACGGCTATGTGGACTTGCGACGGAGAGAAAACGTATTGCGGTTAAAGAAGACGCATGTCTTTTGGGTGCTTGCGGTTGAAGAAGGCGAAGGACTAAAGATGAAGATATGGGGTTTGTTCGCACGTTTCAAGATGAATAAAGGAAAAACgagaaaaatgagatgaataagGAAAAAAGAACGAGGGAAAGTAGacgaaataataaaatatttgtttcaattatgaatagtaactcGCTATGTTTGAAGATGAGTCTAGTTTTATTATAGttcaagtcttaagttttgaaCTTTTAGCTAGTcaaatgtagatttttttttttttacatatagtCAAATTATGGATTTGCATTAACATTTGCTCTAATACATTGAGGATGTTGTGAAGGTAATTCCAACCACATCCTAGGATACATTCTTTCTAATTCACAAAAATTATAGGttatgtttgggtaatgagaatatattaaatattctgtataaaacaataatgataaaatattaaataatagttaataataataaaaaataataataaatagtagttgaGTGTTCCACTATCCAAACTATCCCTAAATGTCCGTTACACCCTCCatttaaatcactaaaatatctTTCAAACCGGGTTCATTCTCCGGCAAGCTTCTCTTTCgcacaaaaaatttaaaattcccCGCTCACTCAAATTCAAAGTCATCTCTTGTCTATAAATCCACCCAATTCTCGTAGATCCTCTGTAACCAACCCAAAATTCAAAGCCCTGATTTTAATTCCTTATTTCGATCACGGTTATTAAGAAGATGCCTGCCATTCCAGAAGAGCCGCTTCTCGCTCCGAATCCGGACCGTTTCTGCATGTTTCCGATCCAGTACCCCGAAATATGGGAGATGTACAAGAAAGCCGAGGCCTCTTTCTGGACTGCCGAGGAGGTTGACCTCTCTCAGGACCTCCGCCAATGGGAAGCCCTCACCCCCGACGAGAAACACTTTATTTCCCACGTCCTAGCTTTCTTTGCAGCTTCAGATGGCATCGTTTTGGAGAACCTCGCTGGGAGGTTCATGAAGGAGGTCCAGGTTGCCGAGGCCCGCGCCTTCTACGGCTTCCAGATTGCCATCGAAAATATTCACTCCGAGATGTATAGTCTGTTGCTGGAGACCTACATCAAGGATTCAGATGAGAAGCACCGCCTCTTCCATGCCATCGAGACCGTCCCCTGTGTGGCTAAGAAGGCCCAGTGGGCCCTGCGCTGGATCGACGGCTCGGAGTCCTTTGCGGAGCGTCTCATCGCCTTCGCGTGCGTCGAAGGGATCTTCTTCTCCGGAAGCTTCTGCGCCATATTCTGGTTGAAAAAGCGCGGGTTGATGCCTGGTCTCACCTTCTCCAACGAGCTGATCTCCCGTGACGAGGGGCTGCATTGCGACTTCGCGTGCCTGCTATACACCCTCCTAAGGAAGAAGCTGAGTGAGCAGCGCGTCAAGGGGATCGTCCGCGACGCGGTGGAGATCGAGAGGGAGTTCGTGTGCGACGCGCTACCATGCGCGTTGGTGGGGATGAACGGAGATCTGATGAGCCAGTACATCGAGTTCGTGGCCGATAGGCTCTTGGGCGCGTTCGGATGCGGAAAGATCTACAATGTTCAGAACCCGTTTGATTGGATGGAGCTGATCTCGTTGCAAGGGAAGACCAATTTCTTCGAAAAGAGGGTCGGAGAGTACCAGAAGGCCTCCGTCATGTCCAGCCTCAACGGTAACGGCGGTGGGACCCATGTTTTCAAGTTGGACGAGGATTTCTGAATTTGTAACATTTGTGTGGTTCTTTTATTTGTTCTaaaattgtggatttttttctGTCCAGTAAATTAGTAGTGATGAGAAAAAATACGGATAAATTTTCGTAAAATGTTGTTCGCTCATGTCTATATATCTAACTTCCGTTTCAATATTCTGTCTCttgttaatttttcttgaaCAAATCCTCCTCTGTACTTTATAAACTACTGTTAATTTCCCGTTGTCCACTTTACCCTTTTCCCTTCGTTCCATTAAATTCTATATCAAGGAATAAACTatcttttcccctttttttacAATTCGTCGCTGGGTTTGGGGAAAAAGGACAACGTTCTGGCATCAATACCCCGAAActgaagtgaagtgaagtgaatCGATAACGGGAATTTTATCTAATCGTGTGCACGTCAAAGACGACCATTCGAGCAGGGAAAAGCTTCTGGGGTCCAAAAATGGCCGTCTCAACTACGACTACTCCGCAGCTGCAGAGCCCCGGATTCCTCTCTAGAGAACAGTTGCTCCATCTCTTCAACCGCTTCGCTTTCCTCACTTCCCTGCCTGGTGTCCTTTCCAGATTTTTTTGGCTCCGCTCTTCtgtgtttttccttttccttttgggtCATAAATTTACCTGCTTTTGAATTGATAAGTTTTCTGAAAATAACTTGCAGATGTGAAGAAAAGGATTGCAGACGCTGTTGAGGATAAGCACGTGAGTTACCCTCGTATCATTTTTCTCCTTGTTGGTTGATTTGTATAttattgtcattttttattgttcatatgattataaatttgggtttcaattggacCTAGTATCTTATAGTCTGCATTCGATTATTGGAAAGGGGAAAACGGGTTTGCGGAATTTGTTTCAGTCATTGGTTTAGTAATTTTATGTCCCTCTCTCACCAACTTGGTTAGTACAGTATAGTATTCATTTGAATCCTGCCTACCACGAGTATTTGGGTTACTTGTTGTCTCGAGCCTTTTGAGTTATTTTGAGATGGGAATTTAGCGATGCGACTAGTTACTTgctcttttttaataatatgaggAGTGTTGGGGGAAAAAATACATTGGCCCATAAATTGAGCCCAGCCCATCAAGGTATCACTAGGGACAAAAGAGGAGACAAAAAGAATATAGGGGTTGTGAATGTCAGAGGGAGATAAGGATAAAAGAGAGCAAGTCAGACACACCAGTGGGGTAAAGTCATGTCATGGCAGGGAGTATTAGAGTAGGCCATAAAGAGAGTAGGCCAAGAAAGGAAGCTGACACATGCAACAAatgcgtatatatataaagtatacaGCCagatgaaaagagagagagactaatGAGAAGACTTCTTTTGAATTGAGGAAAAGGGGACGATCCAGACCAATGAATCAATGGAAATATACAGAGAGGAAGGGCTCCAACTTCTCTACACAGTGAGGCATGAGAATCCATGAGTGATTATAaacagatatatattatattggagacttctcTTTGCAAACCTCGTGGACATAGGCATATTGttgaatcacgtaaatcttgtGTTGTCTTCCTTTATTATTTCTTGcacttattttccattcactgCCGTCGACGTACGAGTTGCCACCGTACAGCCGCACCGGAACACTGCCTGGGGCGCCAAATAATTCACATCGCAGCACTGGAGGTGTGGGTTTGCCCAAGCCCGCGAAACATGACGTCAACAAGGAGCATATGGGAAATGCATCTTATTTAACTACTCTAGAAGTAGGCGCGTTGAAGTTGTGAGTTTTCATTTCTGCTATATACCTTCTCTATCAGAACGGCTTGAAAGGCAAGTGTGACATCAATCGTTTAATGGGACTAGTATAATGGTACATGGAAagcaattttcaacttttttatggGCTTATAGAGGATGACTGATTGTAAACGATATTGCATAAGAACTGATCTCTTCAAAATAATGTTTATAATTTGGGAGTATGTTACCTCTTATGTGGCACAGGCTACCACTGTGTCAAAATACAATTTGTCCGCTTGGATGTTTCAAGTGGCAAGTATCACGTCAATTAGTTGCTCTCAGTTATATTATCACATTGTACAGGAAGCTGTAGCTGTAACCACTGCAATCCAAGAGGAGATATTTCTGGAGATGGGAGTTGGTAAGTCTCGCCTATAATGCTCACTAGTGCACTAAAGTTTTTgaagttttcatttcttttggtGTGATTGTCTTGCTCAAATAGAAAACTTGTCTTCCCCTCCATTCAGCAGGCATGTGCTGCCAAACCAAAGATATATTTACCAAGAGAGTCAGCTTAGTTTATACTGCATGAAACTTAAATTTGTTCAAATGTGATGCTTGCTTGTCTGTAGTTACATGGTACCTGTGGTTTACTTCACTCTGCATTAGTGAGAAGCTGCTGAACCCATTTTAAATTTGTGGCTAATTGAGTCTAAATATCTATATGGTGGGATATTACCCCTTCGTGATCGACACGAGTCTCTGTGAAGAAATCAAATAGTGTAACATTACACACTTGAGTGAAGTAAGATATACTGAATGCATAAAGTTGTATTGGTGGATTTGATGATATCACTTGGTTTTGCATTTT carries:
- the LOC109021887 gene encoding ribonucleoside-diphosphate reductase small chain; the protein is MPAIPEEPLLAPNPDRFCMFPIQYPEIWEMYKKAEASFWTAEEVDLSQDLRQWEALTPDEKHFISHVLAFFAASDGIVLENLAGRFMKEVQVAEARAFYGFQIAIENIHSEMYSLLLETYIKDSDEKHRLFHAIETVPCVAKKAQWALRWIDGSESFAERLIAFACVEGIFFSGSFCAIFWLKKRGLMPGLTFSNELISRDEGLHCDFACLLYTLLRKKLSEQRVKGIVRDAVEIEREFVCDALPCALVGMNGDLMSQYIEFVADRLLGAFGCGKIYNVQNPFDWMELISLQGKTNFFEKRVGEYQKASVMSSLNGNGGGTHVFKLDEDF